A genomic stretch from Sebastes fasciatus isolate fSebFas1 chromosome 23, fSebFas1.pri, whole genome shotgun sequence includes:
- the bltp3b gene encoding bridge-like lipid transfer protein family member 3B isoform X3 — protein MAGLIKKQILKHLSRFAKNLSPDKINLSTLKGEGQLTNLELDEEVLQSLLDLPTWLAINRVECNKAAIRIPWTKLKTHPISLTLDKVVMEMSTCDEPRPANGPSPIATASGQSEYGFAEKVVEGISLSINSIVIRISAKAFNASFELSQLQVYSVNTSWSISDLRFTRIQDPQRGEILTFKEISWQMIRIEADAIQSAEHEMLSAPIRLITNQSKIRVTLKRRIKDCNVVASKLILVLDDLLWVLTDSQLKAMVQYAKSLSEAMEKSAQQRKSMATEDQESSAPPSDKQVRTQQASTAADQSATMANLFSAYDVCETSHHLQITHLDLHICDDIHVKDKVSNKRITGGAMQLSFSSITLDYYPFHRAGDSCAHWMHYSEATKTREGWARSLLDEFKSNVEMLKSAVRDQPGPTPPQGSPQHGKINTSSSASFSPPLPQSSKTQLTSSSVVLRIADFSIYQVSTADQRRSSPKTMISCNKKSLYLPPEMPAIHVEFTEYYFPDGKDYPIPCPNLYAQLNALQLVLDPRSLVWLNLFALDLRQSLQQFMEIYKLSDSQKPEEHVDIKVDGLMLKVVIPTDRDASCPADLPRSISVQTSEMVATNTRHPANCTRSHLEALLQAFEEEPFFSPCFTSFPRSSSSLPLLHPVFQRHAHEQDTKLHDIYRGLVAPSLGTDALKMPACADFWALHFAQFWVDYEGTRGGKGRPQPFVDSFPLTVWAGQPAKIVQHQERLRVAAGSVLSRSTSGESVTRLQRKRLLKDYYSTQNATEPPSNGLHKPISLDSLPSSSSPSSSSSKDADLHVLVHVQKHLSAQVSHRQYVFLMHLQRSIKALQHTLQQDLEEMGCKKDRKDPSQRPADHQPFTACLGLLLKSAEVSLLLKPVPQPEGSRSPMGSELSPSESRGTLEPGSDAGEGAEKGSDGAGSGSEGGGGGGAKGACTVDQLLCAEGLEGGASHGLAPLIPDSTTSNHKASVDGRTSAKNSGRRSSDEGGEAVVDGPVGGEDDSKAQTSDPLSDWSDKDQAAAAKMPQSVSRKGSLSVVSDLLSSSNSSRSTSLYSMSNIGRLMRDRSQSSFSVSYKNMKKSPSLQSLDNISIDSYLMEDGDAYSLLERDDVSMSGFKDAISEQSATESATEAVTGQEQEGGVSPDTVSATSQSIDDATKDIVSVLVLKVQSVCVAMEALGESTAAALQVGQVTPNQMGNVSLRQYLSNRSLAGGELRSASAGGLHGPEVRARLESGPCAAAHSPLAERNGFLQLRLHGYQASFLMSTLRNMAHFLEDDSAPQVLPMEISVRDTHVNLKDDGPRDNPSDSESSPITLHVDSLVIHRRDDGSFSIGVDTAAENQPRVDDALIDSALTPVAEAVGGVFAIPEATQTQAPPTSPPPSSREKMLVEENECLKVELSRTKMALAEAQMEKDSLLHRMKNLKVNTS, from the exons ACTCTGGATAAAGTGGTGATGGAGATGAGCACCTGTGATGAGCCCCGCCCCGCCAATGGCCCGTCTCCCATAGCAACAGCGTCAGGACAAAG TGAATATGGCTTTGCTGAGAAGGTGGTAGAGGGGATCTCACTGTCCATCAACTCCATCGTCATCAGGATCAGTGCCAAGGCCTTTAACGCCTCCTTCGAGCTCTCCCAGCTGCAGGTCTACAGCGTCAACACCAGCTGGAGCATCAGTGACCTGCGATTCACCCGCATCCAGGACCCTCAGAGGGGAGAG ATCCTGACGTTCAAGGAGATCAGCTGGCAGATGATCCGTATCGAGGCTGACGCCATCCAGAGCGCCGAGCATGAGATGTTGAGCGCCCCCATTCGCCTCATCACCAACCAGTCCAAGATCAGAGTCACTCTCAAGAGACGG ATTAAGGACTGTAACGTGGTGGCCTCCAAGCTGATTCTGGTCCTGGACGACCTGCTGTGGGTGCTGACCGACTCCCAGCTCAAAGCCATGGTGCAGTATGCCAAGTCTCTCAGCGAGGCCATGGAGAAGTCGGCGCAGCAGAGGAAGAGCATGGCCACGGAGGACCAG GAGTCATCAGCTCCACCCTCGGACAAGCAGGTGCGCACCCAGCAGGCGTCCACGGCAGCCGACCAGAGCGCGACCATGGCCAATCTGTTCAGCGCCTACGACGTGTGCGAGACGTCCCACCACCTCCAGATCACACACCTCGACCTGCACATCTGCGACGACATCCACGTTAAGGATAAAG TGAGCAATAAGAGGATAACGGGCGGAGCCATGCAGCTTTCCTTCAGCTCCATCACTCTGGACTACTACCCGTTCCACAGAGCAG GTGACAGTTGTGCCCACTGGATGCACTACAGCGAGGCCACCAAGACCAGAGAGGGCTGGGCCCGGAGTCTGCTCGATGAGTTCAAGTCCAACGTGGAGATGTTGAAGAGCGCGGTTCGAGACCAGCCGGGACCGACCCCGCCGCAGGGCTCCCCTCAACacg gTAAAATTAACACCTCCTCCAGCGCTTCCTTCagtcctcctctccctcagaGCTCCAAGACCCAGCTCACGTCCAGCTCTGTTGTCCTCAGGATTGCTGACTTCAGCATCTACCAG GTGTCAACAGCGGACCAGCGCCGCTCCAGCCCCAAGACCATGATCTCCTGCAATAAGAAGTCCTTGTACCTTCCGCCAGAGATGCCGGCCATTCATGTCGAGTTCACGGAGTACTACTTCCCTGATGGAAAAGACTACCCCA TCCCGTGCCCTAACCTGTACGCCCAGCTGAACGCACTGCAGCTGGTTCTGGATCCTCGCAGCCTGGTGTGGCTCAACCTCTTCGCCCTGGacctcaggcaaagtctgcagcAGTTCATGGAGATCTACAAGCTCAGCGACTCGCAGAAACCCGAAGAGCACGTCGACATCAAGGTCGACGGCCTCATGCTCAAG GTGGTGATTCCAACCGATCGGGACGCCTCCTGTCCCGCGGACCTGCCTCGCTCCATCTCCGTGCAGACCTCAGAAATGGTGGCCACGAACACCCGGCACCCGGCTAATTGCACCCGCTCCCACCTCGAGGCCCTCCTGCAGGCCTTTGAAGAGGAGccctttttctctccctgtTTCACCTCATTCcctcgctcctcctcctccttacccCTCCTCCATCCCGTCTTCCAACGCCACGCTCACGAACAAGACACCAAGCTCCACGACATCTACCGAGGCCTGGTGGCTCCTTCGTTGGGCACAGACGCCCTGAAGATGCCGGCTTGCGCTGACTTTTGGGCGTTGCACTTTGCCCAGTTCTGGGTGGACTACGAAGGCACCCGCGGGGGCAAGGGGCGGCCGCAGCCCTTTGTGGACTCCTTCCCTCTCACCGTGTGGGCGGGTCAGCCCGCCAAGATCGTCCAGCACCAGGAGAGGCTCAGAGTTGCTGCTGGATCAGTTTTGTCCAGGAGCACATCTGGAGAGTCTGTGACACGTCTGCAGAGGAAACGATTATTAAAGGACTATTACAGTACACAAAATGCAACAGAGCCTCCTAGCAACGGACTCCATAAACCCATCTCATTGGACAGtctgccttcctcctcctctccttcgtCATCATCAAGTAAAGATGCAGATCTGCATGTATTGGTGCACGTGCAGAAGCATTTAAGTGCTCAG GTGAGCCACCGGCAGTATGTGTTTCTGATGCATCTCCAGCGCAGCATCAAAGCCCTGCAGCACACGCTACAGCAGGATCTGGAGGAGATGGGCTGCAAGAAGGACCGCAAGGATCCCTCTCAGCGTCCCGCGGACCACCAGCCCTTCACCGCCTGCCTGGGCCTCCTGCTGAAGAGCGCCGAGGTGTCCCTGCTCCTGAAGCCCGTCCCCCAGCCCGAGGGTTCACGGTCTCCTATGGGGTCCGAGCTCTCCCCCTCAGAGAGCAGAGGAACCCTGGAGCCTGGGAGCGATGCGGGAGAGGGGGCGGAGAAGGGGAGTGATGGAGCTGGATCTGGgtctgaaggaggaggaggaggaggagccaaAGGGGCGTGCACTGTAGACCAGCTGTTATGTGCTGAAGGATTGGAGGGCGGAGCCTCACATGGTCTCGCCCCTCTCATCCCCGACTCAACTACATCGAATCACAAAGCGTCAGTGGATGGGAGGACTTCCGCTAAGAACTCTGGGAGGCGGAGTTCAGATGAAGGGGGCGAGGCGGTGGTGGATGGGCCAGTCGGAGGTGAAGATGACTCTAAAGCCCAGACGAGTGACCCCCTGTCTGACTGGAGCGACAAAGACCAGGCTGCAGCCGCAAAGATGCCTCAGTCAGTATCCAG GAAAGGAAGTTTGTCTGTGGTTTCTGATCTCCTCAGCTCCTCAAACTCCAGCAGATCCACCTCCCTTTATTCCATGTCCAACAT tggtcGTTTGATGCGGGATCGCTCCCAGTCCAGTTTCTCTGTGTCCTATAAGAACATGAAGAAGAGCCCGTCCCTGCAGTCGCTGGACAACATCTCCATAGACAGCTACCTGATGGAGGACGGAGACGCGTACAGTCTGCTGGAGAGAG ATGACGTGTCCATGTCAGGCTTCAAGGATGCCATCAGCGAGCAGAGTGCCACTGAGAGTGCCACCGAGGCGGTGACTGGTCAGGAGCAGGAAGGAGGCGTGTCCCCCGACACCGTCAGCGCCACCTCCCAGAGCATCGACGATGCCACCAAAGATATA GTGTCGGTGCTGGTGTTGAAGGTGCAGTCCGTGTGCGTAGCCATGGAGGCGCTGGGCGAGAGCACGGCCGCGGCGCTGCAGGTGGGCCAGGTCACGCCCAACCAGATGGGCAACGTCAGCCTGAGACAGTACCTCAGCAACCGCAGCCTGG CTGGCGGTGAGCTCCGCTCTGCGTCCGCCGGGGGCCTCCACGGTCCAGAGGTGCGAGCTCGCCTCGAGAGCGGGCCCTGCGCCGCCGCTCACTCCCCGCTGGCCGAGCGCAACGGCTTCCTGCAGCTGCGTCTCCACGGCTACCAGGCGAGCTTCCTGATGTCCACGCTGCGCAACATGGCTCACTTCCTGGAGGACGACTCGGCGCCGCAGGTGCTGCCCATGGAGATCAGCGTCAGGGACACGCACGTCAACTTAAAG GACGACGGCCCCCGCGACAATCCCTCCGACTCGGAGTCCTCGCCGATCACCCTGCATGTGGACAGCCTCgtcatacacagaagagacgaCGGCTCCTTCTCTATAGGAG TGGACACGGCAGCAGAGAACCAACCCAGGGTAGACGATGCGTTGATCGACAGCGCTCTGACTCCGGTCGCCGAGGCTGTGGGCGGCGTCTTCGCCATCCCAGAGGCCACACAGACCCAAGCCCCACCCACCAGCCCTCCTCCATCTTCCAGAGAAAAG ATGCTGGTGGAGGAAAACGAATGTTTAAAAGTGGAGCTGTCCCGAACCAAGATGGCGTTGGCCGAGGCTCAGATGGAGAAGGACTCGCTGCTGCACCGCATGAAGAACCTCAAAGTCAACACCAGCTAG
- the bltp3b gene encoding bridge-like lipid transfer protein family member 3B isoform X5 yields MAGLIKKQILKHLSRFAKNLSPDKINLSTLKGEGQLTNLELDEEVLQSLLDLPTWLAINRVECNKAAIRIPWTKLKTHPISLTLDKVVMEMSTCDEPRPANGPSPIATASGQSEYGFAEKVVEGISLSINSIVIRISAKAFNASFELSQLQVYSVNTSWSISDLRFTRIQDPQRGEILTFKEISWQMIRIEADAIQSAEHEMLSAPIRLITNQSKIRVTLKRRIKDCNVVASKLILVLDDLLWVLTDSQLKAMVQYAKSLSEAMEKSAQQRKSMATEDQESSAPPSDKQVRTQQASTAADQSATMANLFSAYDVCETSHHLQITHLDLHICDDIHVKDKVSNKRITGGAMQLSFSSITLDYYPFHRAGDSCAHWMHYSEATKTREGWARSLLDEFKSNVEMLKSAVRDQPGPTPPQGSPQHGKINTSSSASFSPPLPQSSKTQLTSSSVVLRIADFSIYQVSTADQRRSSPKTMISCNKKSLYLPPEMPAIHVEFTEYYFPDGKDYPIPCPNLYAQLNALQLVLDPRSLVWLNLFALDLRQSLQQFMEIYKLSDSQKPEEHVDIKVDGLMLKVVIPTDRDASCPADLPRSISVQTSEMVATNTRHPANCTRSHLEALLQAFEEEPFFSPCFTSFPRSSSSLPLLHPVFQRHAHEQDTKLHDIYRGLVAPSLGTDALKMPACADFWALHFAQFWVDYEGTRGGKGRPQPFVDSFPLTVWAGQPAKIVQHQERLRVAAGSVLSRSTSGESVTRLQRKRLLKDYYSTQNATEPPSNGLHKPISLDSLPSSSSPSSSSSKDADLHVLVHVQKHLSAQVSHRQYVFLMHLQRSIKALQHTLQQDLEEMGCKKDRKDPSQRPADHQPFTACLGLLLKSAEVSLLLKPVPQPEGSRSPMGSELSPSESRGTLEPGSDAGEGAEKGSDGAGSGSEGGGGGGAKGACTVDQLLCAEGLEGGASHGLAPLIPDSTTSNHKASVDGRTSAKNSGRRSSDEGGEAVVDGPVGGEDDSKAQTSDPLSDWSDKDQAAAAKMPHGRLMRDRSQSSFSVSYKNMKKSPSLQSLDNISIDSYLMEDGDAYSLLERDDVSMSGFKDAISEQSATESATEAVTGQEQEGGVSPDTVSATSQSIDDATKDIVSVLVLKVQSVCVAMEALGESTAAALQVGQVTPNQMGNVSLRQYLSNRSLGMVCSVPIPAQSSQAGGELRSASAGGLHGPEVRARLESGPCAAAHSPLAERNGFLQLRLHGYQASFLMSTLRNMAHFLEDDSAPQVLPMEISVRDTHVNLKDDGPRDNPSDSESSPITLHVDSLVIHRRDDGSFSIGVDTAAENQPRVDDALIDSALTPVAEAVGGVFAIPEATQTQAPPTSPPPSSREKMLVEENECLKVELSRTKMALAEAQMEKDSLLHRMKNLKVNTS; encoded by the exons ACTCTGGATAAAGTGGTGATGGAGATGAGCACCTGTGATGAGCCCCGCCCCGCCAATGGCCCGTCTCCCATAGCAACAGCGTCAGGACAAAG TGAATATGGCTTTGCTGAGAAGGTGGTAGAGGGGATCTCACTGTCCATCAACTCCATCGTCATCAGGATCAGTGCCAAGGCCTTTAACGCCTCCTTCGAGCTCTCCCAGCTGCAGGTCTACAGCGTCAACACCAGCTGGAGCATCAGTGACCTGCGATTCACCCGCATCCAGGACCCTCAGAGGGGAGAG ATCCTGACGTTCAAGGAGATCAGCTGGCAGATGATCCGTATCGAGGCTGACGCCATCCAGAGCGCCGAGCATGAGATGTTGAGCGCCCCCATTCGCCTCATCACCAACCAGTCCAAGATCAGAGTCACTCTCAAGAGACGG ATTAAGGACTGTAACGTGGTGGCCTCCAAGCTGATTCTGGTCCTGGACGACCTGCTGTGGGTGCTGACCGACTCCCAGCTCAAAGCCATGGTGCAGTATGCCAAGTCTCTCAGCGAGGCCATGGAGAAGTCGGCGCAGCAGAGGAAGAGCATGGCCACGGAGGACCAG GAGTCATCAGCTCCACCCTCGGACAAGCAGGTGCGCACCCAGCAGGCGTCCACGGCAGCCGACCAGAGCGCGACCATGGCCAATCTGTTCAGCGCCTACGACGTGTGCGAGACGTCCCACCACCTCCAGATCACACACCTCGACCTGCACATCTGCGACGACATCCACGTTAAGGATAAAG TGAGCAATAAGAGGATAACGGGCGGAGCCATGCAGCTTTCCTTCAGCTCCATCACTCTGGACTACTACCCGTTCCACAGAGCAG GTGACAGTTGTGCCCACTGGATGCACTACAGCGAGGCCACCAAGACCAGAGAGGGCTGGGCCCGGAGTCTGCTCGATGAGTTCAAGTCCAACGTGGAGATGTTGAAGAGCGCGGTTCGAGACCAGCCGGGACCGACCCCGCCGCAGGGCTCCCCTCAACacg gTAAAATTAACACCTCCTCCAGCGCTTCCTTCagtcctcctctccctcagaGCTCCAAGACCCAGCTCACGTCCAGCTCTGTTGTCCTCAGGATTGCTGACTTCAGCATCTACCAG GTGTCAACAGCGGACCAGCGCCGCTCCAGCCCCAAGACCATGATCTCCTGCAATAAGAAGTCCTTGTACCTTCCGCCAGAGATGCCGGCCATTCATGTCGAGTTCACGGAGTACTACTTCCCTGATGGAAAAGACTACCCCA TCCCGTGCCCTAACCTGTACGCCCAGCTGAACGCACTGCAGCTGGTTCTGGATCCTCGCAGCCTGGTGTGGCTCAACCTCTTCGCCCTGGacctcaggcaaagtctgcagcAGTTCATGGAGATCTACAAGCTCAGCGACTCGCAGAAACCCGAAGAGCACGTCGACATCAAGGTCGACGGCCTCATGCTCAAG GTGGTGATTCCAACCGATCGGGACGCCTCCTGTCCCGCGGACCTGCCTCGCTCCATCTCCGTGCAGACCTCAGAAATGGTGGCCACGAACACCCGGCACCCGGCTAATTGCACCCGCTCCCACCTCGAGGCCCTCCTGCAGGCCTTTGAAGAGGAGccctttttctctccctgtTTCACCTCATTCcctcgctcctcctcctccttacccCTCCTCCATCCCGTCTTCCAACGCCACGCTCACGAACAAGACACCAAGCTCCACGACATCTACCGAGGCCTGGTGGCTCCTTCGTTGGGCACAGACGCCCTGAAGATGCCGGCTTGCGCTGACTTTTGGGCGTTGCACTTTGCCCAGTTCTGGGTGGACTACGAAGGCACCCGCGGGGGCAAGGGGCGGCCGCAGCCCTTTGTGGACTCCTTCCCTCTCACCGTGTGGGCGGGTCAGCCCGCCAAGATCGTCCAGCACCAGGAGAGGCTCAGAGTTGCTGCTGGATCAGTTTTGTCCAGGAGCACATCTGGAGAGTCTGTGACACGTCTGCAGAGGAAACGATTATTAAAGGACTATTACAGTACACAAAATGCAACAGAGCCTCCTAGCAACGGACTCCATAAACCCATCTCATTGGACAGtctgccttcctcctcctctccttcgtCATCATCAAGTAAAGATGCAGATCTGCATGTATTGGTGCACGTGCAGAAGCATTTAAGTGCTCAG GTGAGCCACCGGCAGTATGTGTTTCTGATGCATCTCCAGCGCAGCATCAAAGCCCTGCAGCACACGCTACAGCAGGATCTGGAGGAGATGGGCTGCAAGAAGGACCGCAAGGATCCCTCTCAGCGTCCCGCGGACCACCAGCCCTTCACCGCCTGCCTGGGCCTCCTGCTGAAGAGCGCCGAGGTGTCCCTGCTCCTGAAGCCCGTCCCCCAGCCCGAGGGTTCACGGTCTCCTATGGGGTCCGAGCTCTCCCCCTCAGAGAGCAGAGGAACCCTGGAGCCTGGGAGCGATGCGGGAGAGGGGGCGGAGAAGGGGAGTGATGGAGCTGGATCTGGgtctgaaggaggaggaggaggaggagccaaAGGGGCGTGCACTGTAGACCAGCTGTTATGTGCTGAAGGATTGGAGGGCGGAGCCTCACATGGTCTCGCCCCTCTCATCCCCGACTCAACTACATCGAATCACAAAGCGTCAGTGGATGGGAGGACTTCCGCTAAGAACTCTGGGAGGCGGAGTTCAGATGAAGGGGGCGAGGCGGTGGTGGATGGGCCAGTCGGAGGTGAAGATGACTCTAAAGCCCAGACGAGTGACCCCCTGTCTGACTGGAGCGACAAAGACCAGGCTGCAGCCGCAAAGATGCCTCA tggtcGTTTGATGCGGGATCGCTCCCAGTCCAGTTTCTCTGTGTCCTATAAGAACATGAAGAAGAGCCCGTCCCTGCAGTCGCTGGACAACATCTCCATAGACAGCTACCTGATGGAGGACGGAGACGCGTACAGTCTGCTGGAGAGAG ATGACGTGTCCATGTCAGGCTTCAAGGATGCCATCAGCGAGCAGAGTGCCACTGAGAGTGCCACCGAGGCGGTGACTGGTCAGGAGCAGGAAGGAGGCGTGTCCCCCGACACCGTCAGCGCCACCTCCCAGAGCATCGACGATGCCACCAAAGATATA GTGTCGGTGCTGGTGTTGAAGGTGCAGTCCGTGTGCGTAGCCATGGAGGCGCTGGGCGAGAGCACGGCCGCGGCGCTGCAGGTGGGCCAGGTCACGCCCAACCAGATGGGCAACGTCAGCCTGAGACAGTACCTCAGCAACCGCAGCCTGG GTATGGTGTGTTCAGTACCAATACCTGCTCAAAGCAGCCAAG CTGGCGGTGAGCTCCGCTCTGCGTCCGCCGGGGGCCTCCACGGTCCAGAGGTGCGAGCTCGCCTCGAGAGCGGGCCCTGCGCCGCCGCTCACTCCCCGCTGGCCGAGCGCAACGGCTTCCTGCAGCTGCGTCTCCACGGCTACCAGGCGAGCTTCCTGATGTCCACGCTGCGCAACATGGCTCACTTCCTGGAGGACGACTCGGCGCCGCAGGTGCTGCCCATGGAGATCAGCGTCAGGGACACGCACGTCAACTTAAAG GACGACGGCCCCCGCGACAATCCCTCCGACTCGGAGTCCTCGCCGATCACCCTGCATGTGGACAGCCTCgtcatacacagaagagacgaCGGCTCCTTCTCTATAGGAG TGGACACGGCAGCAGAGAACCAACCCAGGGTAGACGATGCGTTGATCGACAGCGCTCTGACTCCGGTCGCCGAGGCTGTGGGCGGCGTCTTCGCCATCCCAGAGGCCACACAGACCCAAGCCCCACCCACCAGCCCTCCTCCATCTTCCAGAGAAAAG ATGCTGGTGGAGGAAAACGAATGTTTAAAAGTGGAGCTGTCCCGAACCAAGATGGCGTTGGCCGAGGCTCAGATGGAGAAGGACTCGCTGCTGCACCGCATGAAGAACCTCAAAGTCAACACCAGCTAG